A genomic window from Ascaphus truei isolate aAscTru1 chromosome 1, aAscTru1.hap1, whole genome shotgun sequence includes:
- the LOC142502090 gene encoding lecithin retinol acyltransferase-like isoform X1: MKTLILGMIVFLFEKLFIFANLKMFSLTTRKNRTRRHGDVCFLKRGDLLEVPRTLFIHFGIYLGNNKVAHLMPDILPALVDDTCSTQKVVTNKRLIMGVLAKVASIRVDSVQDFAYGGSITVNHMDSSFKTKPLSNEEVAQRAEKLVGATSYSLLWNNCEHFVTYCRYGIPVSFQTDKVDFERLL, translated from the coding sequence ATGAAAACCCTAATCTTAGGGATGATTGTCTTCCTTtttgaaaaattatttatttttgcaaaCTTAAAAATGTTTAGCCTGACTACAAGGAAAAATAGAACTAGACGGCATGGTGACGTGTGTTTCCTCAAAAGAGGTGACCTTTTAGAGGTCCCAAGGACCCTGTTTATTCATTTTGGAATTTATTTGGGGAATAACAAGGTGGCCCATTTGATGCCAGATATTCTTCCAGCTCTGGTAGACGACACGTGTTCGACCCAGAAAGTGGTGACCAACAAAAGGTTGATAATGGGTGTCCTGGCtaaggtagccagcatcagagtGGACTCAGTGCAGGATTTTGCATATGGTGGAAGCATAACAGTTAACCACATGGACAGCAGCTTCAAGACAAAACCTCTTTCTAATGAAGAAGTAGCTCAGAGGGCTGAAAAACTGGTGGGAGCCACATCATACAGTCTGCTGTGGAACAACTGTGAGCACTTTGTGACTTACTGCAGATATGGCATCCCTGTGAGCTTTCAGACTGATAAG
- the LOC142502090 gene encoding lecithin retinol acyltransferase-like isoform X2, with the protein MKTLILGMIVFLFEKLFIFANLKMFSLTTRKNRTRRHGDVCFLKRGDLLEVPRTLFIHFGIYLGNNKVAHLMPDILPALVDDTCSTQKVVTNKRLIMGVLAKVASIRVDSVQDFAYGGSITVNHMDSSFKTKPLSNEEVAQRAEKLVGATSYSLLWNNCEHFVTYCRYGIPVSFQTDKFCETVKRIIRDQRSVLISAALGIASILCMGLGPSTTLPSLLITFSLWMAS; encoded by the exons ATGAAAACCCTAATCTTAGGGATGATTGTCTTCCTTtttgaaaaattatttatttttgcaaaCTTAAAAATGTTTAGCCTGACTACAAGGAAAAATAGAACTAGACGGCATGGTGACGTGTGTTTCCTCAAAAGAGGTGACCTTTTAGAGGTCCCAAGGACCCTGTTTATTCATTTTGGAATTTATTTGGGGAATAACAAGGTGGCCCATTTGATGCCAGATATTCTTCCAGCTCTGGTAGACGACACGTGTTCGACCCAGAAAGTGGTGACCAACAAAAGGTTGATAATGGGTGTCCTGGCtaaggtagccagcatcagagtGGACTCAGTGCAGGATTTTGCATATGGTGGAAGCATAACAGTTAACCACATGGACAGCAGCTTCAAGACAAAACCTCTTTCTAATGAAGAAGTAGCTCAGAGGGCTGAAAAACTGGTGGGAGCCACATCATACAGTCTGCTGTGGAACAACTGTGAGCACTTTGTGACTTACTGCAGATATGGCATCCCTGTGAGCTTTCAGACTGATAAG TTCTGTGAGACTGTGAAGAGGATTATCCGAGACCAGAGAAGTGTTTTGATTTCTGCTGCTTTGGGGATAGCTTCAATACTCTGTATGGGTTTGGGACCTTCTACCACCCTTCCAAGCCTCCTTATAACCTTCTCACTGTGGATGGCAAGCTAA